The following coding sequences are from one Pseudonocardia sp. HH130630-07 window:
- a CDS encoding YqgE/AlgH family protein has protein sequence MREHRATRGAALPPVTPGSLLVAAPGLGDPNFARTVVYMIEHRPHGSLGVVLNRPGPAAVREVLPRWAGLTSDPGSMFVGGPVEAQTALCLATLRTGETGRGLAGLMPVRPPVQLVDLDSDPASLAPRLRGLRIFAGYSGWDAGQLGGEIARGDWFVVPGLPDDLLTVAHDRLWERVLRRQGIPLALLATFPLDPAHN, from the coding sequence ACACCGGGCAGTCTGCTCGTCGCCGCCCCCGGACTGGGTGACCCGAACTTCGCGCGGACCGTCGTCTACATGATCGAGCACCGGCCGCACGGCAGCCTCGGCGTCGTGCTGAACCGGCCCGGGCCGGCCGCGGTGCGGGAGGTACTGCCCCGCTGGGCCGGCCTCACCAGCGATCCCGGTTCGATGTTCGTCGGCGGCCCGGTCGAGGCGCAGACCGCGCTCTGCCTCGCCACGCTGCGCACCGGGGAGACCGGGCGCGGGCTCGCCGGGCTGATGCCGGTCCGGCCGCCGGTGCAGCTGGTCGATCTCGACTCGGACCCGGCCTCGCTCGCACCGCGGCTGCGGGGGCTGCGCATCTTCGCCGGTTACTCCGGATGGGACGCCGGCCAGCTCGGTGGCGAGATCGCCCGCGGTGACTGGTTCGTCGTCCCGGGGCTGCCGGACGACCTGCTGACGGTGGCGCACGACCGGCTGTGGGAGCGGGTGCTGCGCCGCCAGGGCATCCCGCTCGCGCTGCTCGCGACGTTCCCGCTGGACCCGGCGCACAACTGA
- a CDS encoding SdpI family protein — protein MPTTVRLIVAALLLLAGVVLVVLAALGATGRLPRNRFVGVRTPASLRTADAFLLANRIAAGPLGAAGVIGLAGGAALLFAPEGATSWVLGGISAVGLVVLAGIGGALGGRVAEAAVAAQAPAPVCGGVCGGCDLVAGCRDAIESGSAPASTDAPTN, from the coding sequence GTGCCCACCACAGTGCGCCTGATCGTCGCCGCCCTGCTCCTGCTGGCCGGGGTGGTGCTCGTCGTGCTCGCCGCCCTCGGCGCGACCGGCCGGTTGCCGCGCAACCGGTTCGTCGGCGTCCGGACGCCGGCCAGCCTCCGCACCGCGGACGCGTTCCTGCTGGCCAACCGGATCGCGGCGGGTCCGCTCGGGGCCGCCGGGGTGATCGGGCTGGCCGGGGGAGCCGCGCTGCTGTTCGCCCCGGAGGGGGCGACGTCGTGGGTCCTCGGCGGGATCTCCGCGGTCGGCCTGGTGGTGCTCGCCGGGATCGGCGGGGCGCTCGGCGGGCGGGTCGCCGAGGCGGCGGTCGCCGCGCAGGCGCCGGCCCCGGTGTGCGGCGGCGTGTGCGGCGGCTGCGACCTGGTCGCCGGGTGCCGGGACGCGATCGAGTCGGGCTCCGCACCCGCCTCCACGGACGCTCCCACCAACTGA
- the leuS gene encoding leucine--tRNA ligase yields MSTEISTAPAERSADRPAYRYDAEMAARIERKWQDVWEAEQTFRAPNPGEPGSEKPKYYLMDMFPYPSGAGLHVGHPLGFIGTDVLGRYLRMTGHNVLHPMGFDAFGLPAEQYAVQTGTHPRTTTEANIARYREQLRRLGLGHDPRRSLSTTDIPFYRWTQWIFREIFESWYDAAIGRARPIAELRAEFESGERATPDGRPYGDLTEGERRALVDGHRLAYISEAPVNWCPGLGTVLANEEVTADGRSERGNFPVFRRNLKQWMMRITAYADRLADDLDRVDWPESVKAMQRNWIGRSSGARVRFAVPGGSDAIEVFTTRPDTLFGATYMVLAPEHPLVEKIVPAAWPSAVEPRWTGGAATPADAVSSYRAEAGRKSELDRQENKDKTGVFTGAYAVNPVNGESVPVFVADYVLMGYGTGAIMAVPAQDQRDWDFATAFGLPIVRTVDPGADWAGEAFTGEGPAINSANADVSLNGLGVVDAKRTIIDWLVAQGTGEDVVQYKLRDWLFSRQRYWGEPFPIVWDEHGPVSLPADRLPVELPDVDDYAPKTYDAGDADSEPEPPLSRASEWVNVELDLGDGPKAYRRETNTMPQWAGSCWYYLRYLDPENSERFVSPEAERYWLGKDPERAADDPGGVDLYVGGVEHAVLHLLYSRFWHKVLFDLGHVSSEEPFRKLFNQGYIQAWAYTDSRGMYVPAEEVVEDAGPDGTPRFTWNGEPVTREYGKMGKSLKNVVTPDEMCDRYGADTFRLYEMYTGPMEASRPWSTRDVVGPQRFLQRVWRNLVDEGTGASTVVGTEPSEDVLRALHRTIAGVREDLPALHYNTAAAKLIELNNVLTKRGTAVERDVAEPLVLMLAPLAPHIAEELWQKLGHDGSLAHTPFPQADERYLVDESVEYPIQVNGKVRSRVTVAADAGQDEIRAVALADEKVVAALAGAEPKKVIVVPGRLVNIVR; encoded by the coding sequence ATGAGCACCGAGATCAGCACGGCTCCCGCGGAGCGCTCCGCCGACCGGCCCGCGTACCGCTACGACGCGGAGATGGCCGCGCGGATCGAGCGCAAGTGGCAGGACGTCTGGGAGGCGGAGCAGACCTTCCGGGCGCCGAACCCCGGGGAACCGGGCTCGGAGAAGCCGAAGTACTACCTGATGGACATGTTCCCGTACCCGTCCGGGGCGGGCCTGCACGTCGGGCACCCGCTGGGCTTCATCGGCACCGACGTCCTGGGCCGCTACCTGCGGATGACCGGGCACAACGTGCTGCACCCGATGGGCTTCGACGCGTTCGGGCTGCCCGCCGAGCAGTACGCCGTGCAGACCGGGACGCACCCGCGGACGACGACCGAGGCGAACATCGCCCGCTACCGCGAGCAGCTGCGCCGGCTGGGCCTGGGCCACGACCCGCGCCGCTCGCTGTCCACCACCGACATCCCGTTCTACCGCTGGACCCAGTGGATCTTCCGGGAGATCTTCGAGTCCTGGTACGACGCCGCGATCGGCCGGGCCCGCCCGATCGCCGAGCTGCGGGCGGAGTTCGAGTCGGGCGAGCGGGCGACGCCGGACGGGCGCCCGTACGGCGACCTGACCGAGGGTGAGCGCCGGGCGCTGGTCGACGGGCACCGGCTGGCCTACATCTCCGAGGCGCCGGTCAACTGGTGCCCCGGGCTGGGCACGGTGCTGGCGAACGAGGAGGTCACCGCCGACGGGCGTTCCGAGCGCGGCAACTTCCCGGTCTTCCGCCGCAACCTGAAGCAGTGGATGATGCGGATCACCGCCTACGCCGACCGGCTGGCCGACGACCTGGACCGGGTCGACTGGCCGGAGTCGGTCAAGGCGATGCAGCGGAACTGGATCGGCCGGTCCTCCGGCGCCAGGGTGCGGTTCGCGGTGCCGGGCGGGTCCGACGCGATCGAGGTCTTCACCACCCGTCCGGACACGCTGTTCGGTGCCACGTACATGGTGCTGGCACCGGAGCACCCGCTGGTGGAGAAGATCGTCCCGGCGGCCTGGCCGTCGGCGGTCGAACCCCGCTGGACCGGCGGCGCGGCCACCCCGGCCGACGCCGTGTCGTCCTACCGGGCCGAGGCCGGGCGCAAGTCCGAGCTGGACCGCCAGGAGAACAAGGACAAGACCGGCGTCTTCACCGGCGCGTACGCGGTGAACCCGGTGAACGGCGAGTCCGTCCCGGTGTTCGTGGCCGACTACGTGCTGATGGGCTACGGCACCGGCGCGATCATGGCCGTCCCGGCCCAGGACCAGCGCGACTGGGACTTCGCGACCGCGTTCGGGCTGCCGATCGTGCGCACCGTCGACCCGGGCGCGGACTGGGCGGGCGAGGCGTTCACCGGTGAGGGCCCGGCGATCAACTCGGCCAACGCCGACGTCAGCCTGAACGGCCTGGGCGTCGTCGACGCCAAGCGGACGATCATCGACTGGCTGGTCGCCCAGGGCACCGGCGAGGACGTCGTCCAGTACAAGCTGCGGGACTGGCTGTTCTCCCGGCAGCGGTACTGGGGCGAGCCGTTCCCGATCGTCTGGGACGAGCACGGCCCGGTCTCGCTGCCCGCGGACCGGTTGCCGGTCGAGCTGCCCGACGTCGACGACTACGCGCCGAAGACCTACGACGCCGGCGACGCCGACAGCGAGCCGGAGCCGCCGCTGTCGCGCGCGAGCGAGTGGGTGAACGTCGAGCTGGACCTGGGCGACGGGCCGAAGGCCTACCGCCGCGAGACGAACACGATGCCGCAGTGGGCCGGTTCGTGCTGGTACTACCTGCGCTACCTGGACCCGGAGAACTCCGAGCGCTTCGTGTCGCCGGAGGCGGAGCGCTACTGGCTGGGCAAGGACCCGGAGCGCGCGGCCGACGACCCGGGCGGCGTCGACCTGTACGTCGGCGGTGTCGAGCACGCCGTGCTGCACCTGCTGTACTCGCGCTTCTGGCACAAGGTGCTGTTCGACCTGGGCCACGTGAGCAGCGAGGAGCCGTTCCGCAAGCTGTTCAACCAGGGCTACATCCAGGCCTGGGCCTACACCGACTCCCGGGGCATGTACGTGCCCGCCGAAGAGGTCGTCGAGGACGCCGGTCCGGACGGCACCCCCCGTTTCACGTGGAACGGGGAGCCCGTCACCCGTGAGTACGGGAAGATGGGCAAGTCGCTGAAGAACGTCGTGACGCCGGACGAGATGTGCGACCGCTACGGCGCGGACACGTTCCGGCTGTACGAGATGTACACCGGGCCGATGGAGGCGAGCCGGCCCTGGTCGACCCGCGACGTCGTCGGGCCGCAGCGGTTCCTGCAGCGGGTGTGGCGCAACCTGGTCGACGAGGGCACCGGTGCGAGCACCGTCGTCGGGACCGAGCCGTCCGAGGACGTGCTGCGGGCGCTGCACCGGACCATCGCGGGTGTCCGCGAGGACCTGCCCGCGCTGCACTACAACACGGCCGCGGCGAAGCTGATCGAGCTGAACAACGTGCTGACCAAGCGCGGCACCGCGGTCGAGCGGGACGTCGCGGAGCCGCTGGTGCTGATGCTGGCCCCGCTGGCCCCGCACATCGCCGAGGAGCTGTGGCAGAAGCTGGGTCACGACGGCTCGCTGGCGCACACCCCGTTCCCGCAGGCCGACGAGCGGTACCTGGTGGACGAGAGCGTCGAGTACCCGATCCAGGTCAACGGCAAGGTCCGGTCCCGGGTGACCGTCGCGGCCGACGCCGGGCAGGACGAGATCCGAGCGGTCGCGCTGGCCGACGAGAAGGTCGTCGCGGCACTGGCGGGCGCGGAGCCGAAGAAGGTCATCGTGGTCCCGGGGCGCCTGGTCAACATCGTGCGCTGA
- a CDS encoding HEPN domain-containing protein, producing the protein MRPPPRSGIARARAELAGARVLAEHGFADAAVSRAFHAAFRAAEAALLVLGETRAGHSDVVSAFVRRAVRERSLDPLAGRLLRSLFNRRALADHSDAPAPDREALAALDDAGRVVDAVENWLAEPALSEPPDPTGRATRRPARPPRRHQRG; encoded by the coding sequence ATGAGACCACCGCCCCGGTCCGGGATCGCCCGGGCCCGCGCCGAGCTGGCCGGGGCCCGGGTGCTCGCCGAGCACGGGTTCGCCGACGCCGCGGTGTCCCGCGCGTTCCACGCCGCCTTCCGCGCCGCCGAGGCCGCGCTGCTGGTGCTCGGGGAGACCCGGGCCGGGCACTCCGACGTCGTCAGCGCGTTCGTCCGGCGGGCGGTCCGGGAGCGGTCGCTGGATCCGCTGGCGGGACGGCTGCTCCGCTCGTTGTTCAACCGTCGCGCCCTCGCCGACCACTCCGACGCCCCGGCCCCGGACCGCGAGGCACTCGCCGCGCTCGACGACGCCGGCCGGGTGGTCGACGCCGTCGAGAACTGGCTGGCGGAGCCGGCACTGAGCGAACCACCGGACCCGACCGGCCGGGCGACCCGCCGGCCCGCCCGGCCGCCCCGCCGGCACCAGCGGGGCTGA
- a CDS encoding UPF0158 family protein, translating into MLDPGRVDLAALAEALDDRTPGTGRFLDPATGEVVVHAPGDGPVAAGLVEIESVTSRESYRDMSEFTSAVQHRRAAALLDQAIEGRGAFRRFKNTLFEFPEVRDQWYRFRDARSRRRAIDWLLDAGLVSAADAERLRARHPDPDPSNDDVPAAVADDLVALYGPRLRQVLLFGSWASGGGSVESAVDLLVVLDDAATAVLPWEELRTMDDVLWQHTERSGLTISVLPVGQRELVSSGDPTVLRARAEAVRVR; encoded by the coding sequence ATGCTCGATCCCGGTCGCGTCGATCTGGCCGCACTGGCCGAGGCGCTCGACGACCGGACGCCGGGCACCGGCCGGTTCCTCGACCCGGCGACGGGTGAGGTGGTCGTCCACGCCCCCGGCGACGGGCCGGTGGCCGCGGGCCTGGTGGAGATCGAGTCGGTCACCAGCCGGGAGTCCTACCGGGACATGTCCGAGTTCACCTCCGCCGTCCAGCACCGGAGGGCGGCGGCCCTGCTCGACCAGGCGATCGAGGGCCGCGGCGCGTTCCGCAGGTTCAAGAACACGTTGTTCGAGTTCCCCGAGGTCCGCGACCAGTGGTACCGCTTCCGCGACGCCCGCTCCCGGCGCCGGGCGATCGACTGGCTGCTCGACGCGGGCCTGGTCTCGGCCGCGGACGCGGAACGGCTCCGCGCCCGCCATCCCGATCCCGACCCGTCCAACGACGACGTGCCGGCCGCCGTCGCCGACGACCTCGTGGCGCTCTACGGCCCGCGGCTGCGGCAGGTGCTGCTGTTCGGGTCCTGGGCCAGCGGCGGGGGATCGGTCGAGTCCGCGGTGGACCTGCTCGTCGTCCTCGACGACGCCGCCACCGCGGTCCTGCCGTGGGAGGAGCTGCGCACGATGGACGACGTGCTCTGGCAGCACACCGAGCGCAGCGGGCTGACGATCAGCGTCCTGCCGGTGGGGCAGCGGGAGCTCGTCTCCTCCGGCGATCCCACGGTGCTCCGGGCCCGCGCCGAGGCGGTGCGGGTGCGATGA
- a CDS encoding DUF1707 SHOCT-like domain-containing protein: MGEQQADGTDGAALVRVSDAERAETAERLKLAHDEGRLSLTEYDERLQQAYAATVRADLDRVVADLPVVARTDLPAVRAERAETEKAQETRAYLAEWRSWGGVAVLLTGIWGIQALSSDGLPFYWPIWPLGIWGVILLAGLFWSGDDDGDKG, encoded by the coding sequence ATGGGGGAGCAGCAGGCCGACGGGACCGACGGCGCAGCTCTGGTCCGGGTGTCCGACGCCGAGCGCGCCGAGACCGCCGAGCGGCTGAAGCTGGCGCACGACGAGGGCAGGCTCTCCCTCACCGAGTACGACGAGCGGCTGCAGCAGGCCTACGCCGCGACCGTCCGCGCCGACCTGGACCGGGTCGTCGCGGACCTCCCGGTCGTCGCCCGGACCGACCTGCCCGCGGTGCGCGCCGAGCGGGCCGAGACCGAGAAGGCTCAGGAGACGCGGGCCTACCTCGCGGAGTGGCGGTCCTGGGGCGGCGTCGCCGTGCTGCTCACCGGGATCTGGGGGATCCAGGCCCTGAGCTCCGACGGCCTCCCGTTCTACTGGCCGATCTGGCCGCTCGGCATCTGGGGCGTCATCCTGCTGGCCGGCCTGTTCTGGAGCGGCGACGACGACGGTGACAAGGGCTGA
- a CDS encoding DMT family transporter gives MSSSRSLLPVAAAATTVVLWASAFVGIRAVGHDLSPGALALGRMLAGSLTLTVIVLAVRLRRAGLRSVGAGLPRGRLLGAVVLWGAGWFGVYNVALNAAERHLDAGTTSLLVNVAPVVVAVLAGLLLGEGFPRRLLAGMAVAFGGVVLIAVTSSAGGTETSGIVLGLLAALTYAGAAVAQKRLLARIDALTLTWLGALAGTVGLLPFFPALLGELAVAPAAAVAGTVYLGVFPTAIAFLTWGYALSRTTAGRLAAATYAVPPIVVGLSWVLLGEVPALLALAGGALCLAGVAVATRNRPRAAAPVPADTGSVERRIPTP, from the coding sequence ATGTCCTCCTCCCGGTCACTGCTCCCCGTCGCCGCCGCGGCGACCACCGTCGTGCTCTGGGCCTCGGCGTTCGTGGGTATCCGCGCCGTCGGCCACGACCTCTCGCCGGGAGCCCTGGCTCTCGGGCGGATGCTGGCCGGCTCGCTCACCCTCACCGTGATCGTGCTGGCGGTGCGGCTGCGCCGGGCCGGGCTGCGGTCGGTGGGTGCCGGGCTGCCGCGGGGCCGGTTGCTGGGCGCGGTCGTGCTGTGGGGCGCCGGATGGTTCGGGGTCTACAACGTCGCGCTGAACGCGGCCGAGCGGCACCTCGACGCGGGCACGACGTCATTGCTGGTCAACGTCGCGCCGGTGGTCGTCGCGGTACTGGCCGGGTTGCTGCTCGGCGAGGGCTTCCCCCGACGGCTGCTGGCCGGGATGGCGGTCGCGTTCGGCGGCGTCGTCCTCATCGCCGTCACCTCGTCGGCGGGCGGGACCGAGACCTCGGGGATCGTGCTGGGGCTGCTCGCCGCGCTCACCTACGCCGGGGCCGCCGTCGCCCAGAAGCGGCTGCTCGCCCGGATCGACGCGCTGACCCTCACCTGGCTGGGCGCGCTCGCCGGGACCGTCGGCCTCCTCCCGTTCTTCCCGGCCCTGCTCGGCGAGCTGGCCGTCGCCCCGGCCGCCGCGGTCGCCGGGACCGTCTACCTCGGCGTCTTCCCGACCGCGATCGCGTTCCTGACCTGGGGATACGCCCTGTCCCGGACGACCGCCGGGCGGCTCGCCGCGGCCACCTACGCGGTGCCGCCGATCGTCGTCGGACTCTCCTGGGTGCTGCTGGGCGAGGTCCCGGCGCTGCTCGCGCTGGCCGGCGGTGCGCTGTGCCTGGCCGGCGTCGCCGTCGCGACCCGGAACCGGCCGCGGGCGGCCGCACCGGTCCCGGCGGACACCGGATCGGTCGAACGACGGATCCCCACCCCCTGA
- a CDS encoding LysR family transcriptional regulator: MLDTHRLRVFRSVVASGSVQGAASNLGYTPSAVSQHVTALQRETGLALFERAGRGLRATAAGLVLAEQTDAILSRLGEAEVVVADLRAGRTGALSLSYFASVGAAWLPGVVRRIGADFPGVRLDLALREWLPDDPADRSDVQIAVERPDFAAWPGFTVHHLLDDPYVVVLPQGHPLAGRDEVELAELSAERWVDNDFARGWCRRNLVEACTAAGFRPPFHVEAHDYSTAMAFVAAGIGITVLPELGAARRPAGTCAVPVVRPVPVRSILAVVRDAVAHTPPVRAALEELRAVASPVAAPRSR; this comes from the coding sequence GTGCTCGATACCCACCGGCTCCGCGTCTTCCGCTCCGTCGTCGCCAGTGGCTCGGTCCAGGGCGCGGCCTCCAACCTCGGCTACACCCCGTCCGCGGTGAGCCAGCACGTCACCGCGTTGCAGCGGGAGACCGGGCTGGCGCTGTTCGAGCGCGCCGGCCGGGGGCTGCGCGCCACCGCGGCCGGGCTGGTGCTCGCCGAGCAGACCGACGCCATCCTCTCCCGGCTCGGCGAGGCCGAGGTGGTGGTCGCGGACCTGCGCGCCGGGCGGACGGGCGCGCTGTCGCTGTCCTACTTCGCCTCGGTCGGCGCGGCCTGGCTGCCCGGGGTGGTGCGCCGGATCGGCGCGGACTTCCCGGGCGTCCGGCTGGACCTGGCGTTGCGGGAGTGGCTGCCCGACGATCCGGCCGACCGGTCGGACGTGCAGATCGCCGTCGAACGGCCGGACTTCGCGGCGTGGCCGGGGTTCACCGTGCACCACCTGCTGGACGACCCGTACGTCGTCGTCCTGCCGCAGGGGCATCCGCTGGCCGGCCGGGACGAGGTCGAGCTGGCCGAGCTGTCGGCCGAGCGGTGGGTGGACAACGACTTCGCCCGCGGCTGGTGCCGGCGCAACCTCGTCGAGGCGTGCACGGCCGCCGGGTTCCGGCCGCCGTTCCACGTGGAGGCGCACGACTACTCGACCGCGATGGCGTTCGTCGCGGCCGGGATCGGGATCACCGTGCTGCCCGAGCTCGGTGCCGCCCGGCGCCCGGCCGGGACGTGCGCGGTGCCGGTGGTCCGGCCGGTGCCGGTGCGGTCGATCCTGGCCGTGGTGCGCGACGCCGTCGCCCACACCCCGCCGGTCCGCGCCGCGCTCGAGGAGCTGCGGGCGGTCGCTAGCCCTGTGGCCGCACCACGATCTCGGTGA
- a CDS encoding SDR family oxidoreductase codes for MTVAPRRPVALVTGASQGIGAAVATLLAPRYDLILGGRDEERLAAVADGLTEAGPVTVTPLPVDLTDDDALAAALSGIDRLDALVHSAGTGELGTVEQTPARAWRRQLDVNVVAVAETTRLLLPALRAAGADGGADVVLVNSGAGFAARPGWTSYAASKFALRAFGDALRAEESGNGIRVTSVHPGRVDTAMQRAVVAHEGGEYDGSRFLRPESVAAAVLAALTATPDAHLTEIVVRPQG; via the coding sequence ATGACCGTTGCTCCCCGCCGTCCCGTCGCGCTCGTCACCGGAGCCTCGCAGGGGATCGGTGCCGCCGTCGCGACGCTGCTCGCCCCGCGCTACGACCTCATCCTCGGCGGGCGGGACGAAGAGCGGCTGGCCGCCGTGGCCGACGGTCTCACCGAGGCCGGTCCGGTCACCGTGACCCCGCTGCCGGTCGACCTCACCGACGACGACGCGCTGGCCGCGGCCCTGTCCGGCATCGACCGGCTGGACGCGCTGGTGCACTCCGCGGGCACCGGCGAGCTGGGGACGGTCGAGCAGACCCCGGCCCGGGCCTGGCGCCGGCAGCTCGACGTCAACGTCGTCGCGGTCGCCGAGACGACCCGGCTGCTGCTGCCCGCGCTGCGGGCCGCGGGGGCCGACGGCGGCGCCGACGTCGTGCTGGTCAACTCCGGTGCGGGGTTCGCCGCCCGCCCCGGCTGGACCTCCTACGCGGCGAGCAAGTTCGCGCTGCGGGCCTTCGGCGACGCGCTGCGGGCGGAGGAGTCCGGCAACGGCATCCGGGTGACCTCGGTGCACCCCGGCCGGGTGGACACCGCGATGCAGCGCGCCGTCGTCGCGCACGAGGGCGGCGAGTACGACGGGTCGCGGTTCCTCCGCCCCGAGTCGGTCGCCGCCGCGGTCCTCGCCGCGCTGACCGCGACGCCGGACGCGCACCTCACCGAGATCGTGGTGCGGCCACAGGGCTAG
- a CDS encoding C40 family peptidase produces MPQRPTAPALRVAVVASTAAAAAALSVLPAATAAPAPDATAAPAATPAVATAATVARDVAPAATVLPLTTGGPAVQNVAAAARAADPAARAAGKRSSALSTAMDQIGKPYRWGATGPSAFDCSGLISYAYAQAGSDVPRTSRAQAGTGQKVSKSALKPGDLVFFYSPVSHVGIYIGDGQIVHASTSGEPVKVSDMDRMPFNSARRI; encoded by the coding sequence GTGCCCCAGCGACCCACCGCTCCGGCGCTCCGCGTCGCCGTCGTGGCCTCCACGGCCGCGGCCGCCGCAGCACTGTCCGTGCTCCCCGCCGCCACCGCGGCCCCCGCGCCGGACGCCACCGCAGCTCCCGCGGCCACCCCCGCCGTCGCGACCGCCGCCACCGTGGCCCGCGACGTCGCCCCGGCCGCCACCGTCCTCCCGCTCACCACCGGCGGGCCGGCCGTGCAGAACGTCGCCGCCGCGGCGCGCGCCGCCGATCCCGCGGCCCGCGCCGCCGGGAAGCGTTCGAGCGCGCTGTCCACCGCGATGGACCAGATCGGCAAGCCCTACCGGTGGGGCGCCACCGGCCCGAGCGCGTTCGACTGCTCCGGGCTGATCAGCTACGCCTACGCCCAGGCGGGCTCGGACGTGCCGCGCACCAGCCGGGCCCAGGCCGGCACCGGGCAGAAGGTCTCGAAGTCGGCGCTGAAGCCCGGCGACCTGGTCTTCTTCTACAGCCCGGTCAGCCACGTCGGCATCTACATCGGCGACGGCCAGATCGTGCACGCCTCCACCAGCGGCGAGCCGGTGAAGGTCTCGGACATGGACCGGATGCCGTTCAACTCGGCCCGCCGGATCTGA
- a CDS encoding inositol-3-phosphate synthase, producing MSQVRVAVVGVGNCAASLVQGVHYYADADPSTQVPGLMHVDFGGYHVRDVTFVAAFDVDAKKVGHDLADAIAASENNTVKIADVPPQGVTVQRGPTLDGLGRFYRETITEADDEPVDVVQALKDARADVLVSYLPVGSEDADRFYAQAAIDAGVAFVNALPVFIASDPEWAEKFRAAGLPIVGDDIKSQVGATITHRVLAKLFEDRGVQLDRTMQLNVGGNMDFLNMKELERLESKKVSKTQAVTSQVDRDMGRGNVHIGPSDYVAWLDDRKWAYVRLEGRAFGDVPLNLEYKLEVWDSPNSAGIIIDAVRAAKIAKDRGIGGPILSASSYFMKSPPEQYRDSEARDKVEAFIRGEIDE from the coding sequence ATGAGCCAGGTTCGGGTCGCGGTCGTCGGCGTGGGCAACTGCGCGGCATCGCTGGTCCAGGGTGTCCACTACTACGCGGACGCCGATCCGTCGACCCAGGTCCCCGGCCTGATGCACGTCGACTTCGGCGGCTACCACGTCCGGGACGTGACCTTCGTGGCCGCGTTCGACGTGGACGCGAAGAAGGTCGGGCACGACCTCGCCGACGCCATCGCGGCCAGCGAGAACAACACCGTGAAGATCGCCGACGTGCCGCCGCAGGGCGTCACCGTGCAGCGCGGGCCGACCCTCGACGGGCTGGGCCGCTTCTACCGCGAGACGATCACCGAGGCCGACGACGAGCCGGTCGACGTCGTGCAGGCGCTGAAGGACGCGCGCGCGGACGTCCTCGTGTCCTACCTGCCGGTGGGCAGCGAGGACGCCGACCGGTTCTACGCGCAGGCCGCGATCGACGCCGGCGTCGCCTTCGTCAACGCGTTGCCGGTGTTCATCGCCTCGGACCCGGAGTGGGCGGAGAAGTTCCGCGCCGCCGGGCTGCCGATCGTCGGCGACGACATCAAGTCCCAGGTCGGGGCCACCATCACGCACCGGGTGCTGGCGAAGCTGTTCGAGGACCGTGGCGTGCAGCTGGACCGCACGATGCAGCTCAACGTGGGCGGGAACATGGACTTCCTGAACATGAAGGAGCTGGAGCGGCTGGAGTCCAAGAAGGTCTCCAAGACCCAGGCCGTCACCTCGCAGGTGGACCGGGACATGGGCCGGGGCAACGTGCACATCGGCCCGTCGGACTACGTGGCCTGGCTCGACGACCGCAAGTGGGCCTACGTCCGCCTGGAGGGCCGCGCGTTCGGCGACGTCCCGCTGAACCTGGAGTACAAGCTCGAGGTCTGGGACTCCCCGAACTCCGCAGGGATCATCATCGACGCCGTGCGTGCGGCGAAGATCGCCAAGGACCGCGGGATCGGCGGCCCGATCCTCTCCGCGTCGAGCTACTTCATGAAGTCGCCGCCGGAGCAGTACCGCGACTCCGAGGCCCGGGACAAGGTCGAGGCGTTCATCCGCGGCGAGATCGACGAGTGA
- a CDS encoding PadR family transcriptional regulator, whose protein sequence is MLEFAVLGLLQEGPLHGYELRKQLGRRLGGLRAFSYGSLYPALRRLVRAGLIADTGCGADPGDQPAGPGWPRRGRRVYRITGAGRRRFAGMLDDAGPQAFQDGGFRVHLAFFAHAPVQTRIRILEGRRSTITERRDELRSALTAEPVDRYTRELHRLGLENSEREVCWLNELIATERAEQGATDGRQPRTTADGGVRQDETTGGA, encoded by the coding sequence GTGCTGGAGTTCGCCGTGCTCGGCCTGCTCCAGGAGGGCCCGTTGCACGGCTACGAGCTGCGCAAGCAGCTGGGCCGGCGGCTCGGCGGGCTCCGTGCATTCTCCTACGGCTCGCTCTACCCCGCGCTGCGCCGGCTCGTCCGGGCCGGGCTCATCGCCGACACCGGCTGCGGGGCGGACCCCGGCGACCAGCCGGCGGGCCCGGGATGGCCGCGGCGCGGCCGCCGCGTCTACCGGATCACCGGCGCGGGCCGGCGGCGGTTCGCCGGGATGCTCGACGACGCCGGGCCCCAGGCGTTCCAGGACGGCGGTTTCCGCGTCCATCTCGCGTTCTTCGCGCACGCGCCGGTCCAGACCCGGATCCGCATCCTGGAGGGGCGCCGGAGCACCATCACCGAGCGCCGGGACGAGCTGCGGTCGGCCCTCACCGCCGAGCCGGTCGACCGCTACACCCGCGAGCTGCACCGCCTCGGGCTGGAGAACTCCGAGCGCGAGGTGTGCTGGCTGAACGAGCTGATCGCGACCGAACGGGCCGAGCAGGGAGCCACGGACGGTCGCCAACCGAGGACCACCGCCGACGGCGGGGTACGACAGGACGAGACAACAGGAGGAGCCTGA